One part of the Bacillota bacterium genome encodes these proteins:
- a CDS encoding ABC transporter ATP-binding protein, which produces MRFEHVTKLYGENIAAVDDLNIEIGRGELVVLIGPSGCGKTTTLEMINRLVRPTSGTIYIGGHDIAAMSEVALRRNVGYVIQQIGLFPHLTIGNNIGLVPKLKGWPKDKIRKRVDELLELVGLDPGLYRSRFPRELSGGQQQRIGVLRALAAEPEIILMDEPFGALDPITREVLQDELKNLQQKLKKTVVFVTHDIDEALKLGDRIVLMRKGKVVQVDTAEGILRNPAGEFVEQFIGRSRLAPKADALSVDEVLVTNPITAPPELGLAQAVRLMHQKRVDTLLVTQADGTLAGVVSARDIERQKDEAGRLGDILSTDFASVRTGTSAKEAFEALFLEKSAGFVPVVDDAGRLRGIVTRTSLADMLYQVIWNSAGDRGEEGQSA; this is translated from the coding sequence ATTAGATTCGAGCATGTGACCAAGTTGTACGGCGAGAACATTGCGGCAGTGGATGATCTCAACATCGAAATCGGCCGGGGGGAACTCGTGGTCCTGATCGGCCCGAGCGGCTGCGGCAAGACCACGACCCTCGAGATGATCAACCGCCTCGTCAGGCCGACTTCCGGCACCATATACATCGGGGGTCACGATATCGCGGCCATGAGCGAAGTGGCTTTGCGGCGTAATGTGGGCTATGTCATCCAACAGATCGGGCTGTTTCCACACTTGACCATTGGGAACAACATCGGCCTGGTGCCCAAACTCAAGGGGTGGCCCAAGGATAAGATCCGCAAGCGCGTCGATGAGCTTCTTGAACTCGTGGGCCTGGATCCGGGCCTCTACCGCAGTAGATTCCCCCGGGAGCTCAGTGGCGGCCAGCAGCAGCGGATCGGGGTTCTCCGGGCGCTCGCGGCTGAACCCGAGATCATCCTGATGGACGAACCCTTCGGCGCCCTGGATCCAATCACCCGGGAGGTACTCCAGGACGAGCTCAAGAACCTCCAGCAGAAGCTCAAGAAGACCGTTGTCTTCGTCACCCATGACATCGACGAAGCCCTGAAGCTCGGTGACAGAATCGTCCTGATGCGCAAGGGCAAGGTGGTCCAGGTGGACACGGCGGAGGGCATCCTGCGAAACCCTGCGGGCGAGTTTGTCGAACAGTTCATCGGGAGAAGCAGACTTGCACCAAAGGCAGATGCGCTGTCTGTTGATGAGGTCCTCGTGACCAATCCCATCACTGCCCCGCCCGAACTCGGGCTTGCCCAGGCCGTCCGATTGATGCACCAGAAGAGAGTCGACACACTGCTAGTGACCCAGGCAGACGGCACCCTAGCGGGCGTAGTAAGCGCCAGAGACATCGAAAGGCAGAAAGACGAAGCAGGCCGGTTGGGGGACATTCTCAGCACGGACTTCGCGTCCGTCCGCACGGGGACCTCGGCGAAAGAGGCCTTTGAGGCCCTGTTCCTTGAGAAATCCGCGGGGTTCGTCCCTGTCGTGGACGATGCCGGACGCCTGCGGGGCATTGTGACCCGGACTAGTCTCGCAGACATGCTCTACCAGGTCATCTGGAACTCCGCAGGTGACCGTGGAGAGGAGGGTCAGAGCGCATGA
- a CDS encoding osmoprotectant ABC transporter substrate-binding protein, giving the protein MTKSRLLTMALAAVVLVAAFSGMAASSRKQITVASFNFSETLIMAEIFKQIVEANTDIQVRHVPNMEFRVVVSATQTGEIDAYVTYSGTQFTTVLGQEVTEEWTDPKKVLGYARREVDRQYGMTLLDPLGFDNTYAVAVRREFAEKHGLRTVSDLRPHAPNMVMATDQDFLYREEVMSYKNFVKVYDIKFRRAIAMTYGLLYRAVRSGDVDAIMAYSSDGRIASMNLVVLEDDKQFFPPYDAMFIIRNETLKKYPELRGVLDRLAGAIDQETAQKLNARTDVDEVDPKIVARDFLREKGL; this is encoded by the coding sequence TTGACGAAATCCAGACTACTGACCATGGCTCTGGCGGCTGTAGTCCTAGTCGCGGCATTCTCCGGGATGGCGGCGTCGTCCCGCAAACAGATCACAGTGGCGTCCTTCAACTTCTCCGAGACCCTCATCATGGCGGAGATATTCAAGCAGATAGTCGAAGCCAATACCGATATCCAGGTGAGGCACGTTCCGAACATGGAGTTCCGAGTGGTCGTCTCGGCGACCCAGACAGGGGAGATCGACGCATACGTGACCTACTCCGGCACGCAGTTCACCACCGTCTTAGGGCAGGAGGTCACTGAGGAATGGACAGACCCGAAGAAGGTCCTTGGGTACGCCAGGCGAGAGGTGGACCGGCAGTACGGCATGACCCTCCTGGACCCTCTCGGATTCGACAACACTTACGCGGTAGCGGTACGCAGGGAGTTTGCGGAGAAGCACGGGCTCAGGACCGTGTCGGACCTGAGACCCCACGCCCCGAACATGGTAATGGCGACCGACCAGGACTTCCTCTACCGGGAGGAAGTCATGAGCTACAAGAACTTCGTCAAGGTGTATGACATCAAATTCAGGAGAGCCATCGCAATGACCTACGGTCTGCTTTACAGAGCGGTCCGCTCAGGCGATGTCGACGCCATCATGGCCTACTCGAGCGACGGCCGGATAGCCTCGATGAACCTAGTCGTACTGGAGGACGACAAGCAGTTCTTCCCACCTTACGACGCCATGTTCATCATACGGAACGAGACACTCAAGAAGTACCCAGAACTTCGTGGCGTTCTCGACCGTCTCGCAGGCGCCATAGACCAGGAGACCGCCCAGAAGCTCAATGCCCGAACCGACGTGGATGAGGTCGATCCGAAGATAGTCGCCAGAGACTTCCTCCGGGAGAAGGGACTA
- a CDS encoding PocR ligand-binding domain-containing protein yields MSSLGDLVQERAFSRILRSFREATGLIPSVVDSDGRAVFAFQSWEDCAVCRLVRASAQGRERCQASYRDAGLQAALLGDLYVFQCHAGLVNWAAPLMAGSEHVGSVISGQVTMWETDDFAVEEILRRLDWLGVDPDAVREAVVGLEQVSSTRVQAAAELLFAVASHIVRANETLLRQRQEIARQQAMLGEALQDRKRLEEEISAERGIFSRAKENELLGAVRAGDRSRARQILNDMLVDVFLSRSDGLEIMKARLLELAVFLSRAAVEVGADLKGILGLNYRSVQELARISTFEDLCFWMVRILDQFIDRVYEAGRSAGSLVRDAIGFMRENIRDRLSMDDIARAIHVSPSHLSHVFKDETGVATMDYFTGLRIQEAKHLLLDCSLSIAQVAEMVGYEDPAYFSRCFKRREGVSPREFRSKVGRRAASRQ; encoded by the coding sequence ATGTCGAGCCTGGGTGATCTTGTACAGGAACGCGCGTTCAGCCGGATCCTTCGGTCGTTCAGAGAGGCGACCGGCCTTATCCCGTCCGTAGTGGATTCAGACGGCCGTGCCGTTTTCGCATTCCAGTCCTGGGAGGACTGCGCGGTATGCAGGCTCGTCAGAGCGTCTGCCCAAGGGCGGGAGAGGTGCCAGGCATCCTACAGAGATGCCGGGTTACAGGCCGCCCTCCTTGGGGACCTCTATGTATTCCAGTGTCATGCCGGCCTGGTGAACTGGGCCGCCCCTCTCATGGCTGGTTCGGAGCACGTGGGGTCCGTCATTTCCGGGCAAGTAACCATGTGGGAAACTGATGATTTCGCGGTGGAGGAGATTTTGAGGCGACTGGATTGGCTCGGGGTGGACCCTGATGCTGTGCGGGAGGCAGTGGTCGGGCTCGAACAAGTCTCGTCTACACGGGTCCAGGCCGCGGCGGAACTCCTCTTCGCCGTTGCAAGCCACATCGTCCGGGCAAACGAGACCCTGCTCCGGCAACGCCAGGAAATCGCCCGCCAGCAGGCCATGCTGGGGGAGGCGCTCCAGGACCGCAAGAGGCTGGAGGAGGAAATCTCCGCGGAGCGGGGCATATTCTCCAGGGCGAAAGAGAACGAGTTGCTGGGCGCTGTCCGCGCCGGGGACAGGTCCCGGGCGAGGCAGATTCTAAACGACATGCTCGTTGACGTCTTCCTTTCGCGATCCGACGGGTTGGAGATCATGAAAGCCAGGCTTCTGGAACTAGCCGTGTTCCTGTCCCGAGCAGCCGTGGAAGTAGGGGCAGATCTCAAGGGCATCCTGGGCCTCAACTACCGGTCCGTTCAGGAACTCGCCAGGATCAGCACCTTCGAGGACCTCTGCTTCTGGATGGTGAGGATCCTCGATCAGTTCATAGACAGGGTGTACGAAGCAGGGAGAAGTGCCGGAAGCCTCGTTCGAGATGCAATTGGGTTCATGCGGGAGAACATCAGAGACAGACTCTCCATGGACGATATCGCCCGGGCGATCCACGTCAGCCCGTCCCATCTTAGCCATGTGTTCAAGGACGAGACCGGCGTGGCCACAATGGACTACTTCACCGGCCTCAGAATACAGGAAGCCAAGCACCTGCTCTTGGACTGTAGCCTCAGTATCGCGCAAGTGGCCGAGATGGTGGGGTACGAGGACCCCGCCTACTTCAGCCGTTGTTTCAAGAGACGGGAAGGTGTGTCACCCAGAGAGTTCAGATCCAAGGTGGGCCGCCGGGCGGCCAGTCGCCAGTGA
- a CDS encoding ABC transporter permease, translating into MTTLVKFWEYMMTHSSELLLAIQEHMLLLVALPVAMATLVAVPVGILCTRRKWLESSALGITGVIQTIPSLALLAFMITLGFGIGYRPAVVAIFLYALLPILRNTYTGLKSVDPFMKKAARGMGMTDFQCLVMVELPIAIPVILAGIRTSTIISIGTGTLAAFVGAGGLGHFIVTGLRMVRDHIILAGAVPAAVMALLVDFLLNRVEKWITPRGLRI; encoded by the coding sequence ATGACTACCTTGGTGAAGTTCTGGGAATACATGATGACCCACTCCAGCGAGTTGCTCCTCGCAATCCAGGAACACATGCTGCTTCTCGTAGCCCTCCCCGTCGCCATGGCTACTCTAGTTGCAGTGCCTGTTGGCATCCTCTGCACCAGGCGGAAGTGGCTCGAGAGCAGCGCGCTTGGAATCACGGGCGTAATCCAGACCATCCCTAGTCTGGCGCTTCTCGCCTTCATGATAACTCTCGGGTTCGGGATAGGCTACCGGCCCGCGGTGGTGGCGATCTTCCTCTACGCCCTGTTGCCGATTCTCAGGAACACCTACACCGGCCTGAAGTCCGTCGACCCCTTCATGAAGAAGGCGGCACGGGGAATGGGCATGACGGACTTCCAGTGCCTCGTCATGGTGGAGCTGCCTATCGCAATCCCGGTGATCCTGGCGGGCATCCGCACCTCCACTATCATATCCATCGGCACCGGCACCCTGGCAGCGTTCGTCGGAGCCGGAGGCCTGGGCCACTTCATCGTGACCGGGCTTCGGATGGTGCGCGACCACATCATCCTGGCAGGCGCGGTTCCGGCGGCAGTGATGGCACTCCTCGTCGACTTTCTCCTGAACCGTGTCGAGAAGTGGATCACCCCGAGGGGCCTGAGGATCTAG